One region of Cytobacillus sp. IB215665 genomic DNA includes:
- a CDS encoding DUF2777 family protein, translating into MNIQHRLQLIKEQQRAYINGSIECIGDEWIFFDDEDDVASNFDDIVQDEFEIWLMDRWLKGSIIESGVVELSKFTYFLQHGDKVRINKKLLLNYSELLQSLNEESFIRFIHCLNQLSFSMYDCIYSHNILSFLDMKNTNAEGVNFLIFDNFETICNVQHHFFRGSHSTDRFEYTTSRGKRILSQHM; encoded by the coding sequence ATGAACATACAGCATAGACTGCAATTAATAAAAGAACAACAAAGAGCATATATTAATGGATCAATTGAATGTATTGGTGATGAATGGATATTTTTTGATGATGAAGATGATGTAGCTTCAAATTTTGATGATATTGTTCAAGACGAGTTCGAAATTTGGTTGATGGACCGTTGGCTCAAAGGAAGCATCATTGAGTCTGGGGTTGTTGAACTATCCAAATTTACATATTTTTTACAACACGGAGATAAAGTAAGGATAAACAAGAAGCTGTTGCTTAACTATTCGGAACTATTACAATCGCTCAATGAAGAAAGCTTTATTAGATTTATCCATTGCTTAAACCAATTGTCTTTTTCTATGTATGATTGTATTTACTCGCATAATATATTAAGTTTTTTGGATATGAAAAACACAAATGCTGAAGGTGTAAACTTCCTCATCTTCGATAATTTTGAGACAATATGTAACGTACAGCATCATTTCTTTAGAGGGTCTCATTCAACTGATCGTTTTGAATATACAACAAGTAGAGGGAAACGTATACTTTCACAGCATATGTAA
- the asnB gene encoding asparagine synthase (glutamine-hydrolyzing): MCGITGWVDYNRDLRNEHPTLSKMTETLRKRGPDDTNIWTSLHAGFGHKRLVVVDPEGGIQPMSRSNHSNTYTICYNGELYNTEDIRKQLASYGYTFKGHSDTEVLLTAYIEWEERCVDYLNGIYAFAVWDAKKEQVFLARDRLGVKPLFYRMDEFSILFGSELKAILAHPSVKAELGVEGLAEIFGLGPSRSPGHGVFNKINELRPGHALVFSKQGIKMWRYWNVKSKPHTDSLDETTEKVHFLLKDAVTRQLVSDVPLCTFLSGGVDSSAITAFASLAYAQEGKGNLHTYSIDYEENDKYFQANDFQPNSDVPWIEKMSTEFKTQHHRCVISQQDLVKYLTEAVYVRDLPGMADIDSSLLWFCKQIKEQFVVGLSGECADEIFGGYPWFHNTNILQNGGFPWMRSLDARIELLQDSWNKKLKLKDYVQEKYEQTVKETPMLEGENPLEANRRQMFYLNMIWFMTTLLDRKDRMSMGASLEVRVPFADHRLVEYVWNIPWEMKMYGNREKGILRRSLEGILPSEVLYRKKSPYPKTHHPLYSSLVKNWLENILEDKSSVLYEFFNKEKLKEIVDSEGKAFRVPWFGQLMTGPQLLAYLAQIHVWFNEYGIQVKE; encoded by the coding sequence ATGTGTGGAATTACAGGTTGGGTTGACTATAACAGAGACTTAAGAAACGAACATCCCACCTTATCAAAAATGACAGAAACGTTAAGGAAAAGAGGTCCGGATGATACGAATATTTGGACATCGCTTCATGCTGGGTTTGGTCATAAAAGGTTGGTTGTTGTTGATCCTGAAGGTGGTATTCAACCAATGTCTCGTTCCAATCATTCAAACACATATACTATCTGTTATAATGGAGAGCTATATAATACTGAGGATATTAGAAAACAATTAGCTTCCTACGGCTATACATTTAAAGGGCACTCTGACACTGAGGTGCTGTTAACTGCTTATATAGAATGGGAGGAGCGATGTGTTGATTATCTAAATGGTATTTATGCGTTTGCTGTTTGGGATGCAAAGAAAGAACAAGTATTTCTTGCTCGTGATCGTTTAGGTGTAAAGCCTTTATTTTATAGGATGGATGAGTTTAGTATATTATTTGGGTCTGAATTAAAAGCCATTTTAGCACATCCATCTGTAAAAGCAGAGCTAGGAGTTGAAGGGCTAGCAGAGATTTTTGGTCTTGGTCCATCGCGTTCTCCAGGTCATGGTGTGTTTAATAAAATTAATGAGCTACGACCTGGCCATGCGCTTGTATTCTCGAAACAAGGCATTAAAATGTGGCGTTATTGGAATGTAAAAAGCAAACCACATACGGATTCATTAGATGAAACGACTGAGAAAGTACACTTTCTCCTCAAAGATGCTGTGACAAGGCAGCTTGTGTCAGATGTTCCATTATGCACATTTTTATCTGGCGGGGTAGATTCTAGTGCAATTACTGCTTTTGCTTCATTAGCGTATGCACAAGAGGGAAAAGGAAACTTGCATACGTATTCAATAGACTATGAAGAGAATGATAAATACTTTCAAGCAAATGATTTCCAACCGAATTCAGATGTGCCCTGGATTGAGAAAATGTCGACTGAATTTAAAACACAACATCACCGATGCGTCATTTCTCAACAGGATTTAGTGAAGTATTTAACAGAAGCAGTCTATGTAAGAGATTTACCTGGAATGGCAGACATAGATTCGTCATTATTATGGTTTTGTAAACAAATTAAAGAACAATTTGTTGTAGGGTTGTCTGGAGAATGTGCAGACGAAATCTTTGGCGGTTACCCTTGGTTCCATAACACGAATATATTACAAAATGGTGGATTTCCATGGATGCGTTCCTTAGATGCAAGAATTGAACTATTGCAAGATTCGTGGAATAAAAAGCTAAAATTAAAAGACTACGTTCAAGAAAAGTATGAACAAACTGTAAAAGAAACACCAATGCTTGAAGGTGAAAACCCACTTGAAGCAAATCGAAGACAGATGTTTTATTTAAACATGATATGGTTTATGACAACATTATTAGATCGTAAAGATCGCATGAGTATGGGTGCTAGTCTTGAAGTTCGTGTACCGTTTGCAGATCATAGGCTTGTTGAATACGTTTGGAATATCCCTTGGGAAATGAAAATGTACGGCAATAGGGAGAAAGGCATCTTACGCAGATCATTAGAAGGGATTTTGCCAAGTGAAGTGCTTTATAGAAAGAAGAGTCCTTATCCTAAAACACACCACCCTCTATACAGTTCACTTGTGAAAAATTGGTTAGAAAATATATTAGAAGATAAATCATCTGTGCTTTATGAGTTTTTTAATAAAGAAAAATTAAAAGAGATTGTTGACTCCGAAGGCAAAGCATTTCGAGTTCCATGGTTCGGCCAATTAATGACTGGACCACAGTTACTCGCATATTTAGCTCAAATCCACGTTTGGTTTAACGAATACGGTATACAAGTAAAAGAGTAG
- a CDS encoding spore germination protein GerPE: MLRRVSVVNKIRIVDVSLSSVFHIGDSVSFTPLARVFAVRREYPLFFSNEGNFEDEIYSQVIPKPPDREPVSVAFHNENPTIHVRNIRIIGIAASSLVQIGSIDEIDAVDRVKNIRQLESNEENQ, encoded by the coding sequence ATGCTACGGAGAGTATCTGTTGTTAACAAAATAAGAATTGTTGATGTGTCATTAAGCTCGGTCTTTCATATTGGTGATTCGGTATCCTTTACGCCGCTTGCTAGAGTTTTTGCAGTTAGGAGAGAATATCCGCTATTTTTTTCAAATGAAGGTAATTTCGAAGATGAAATTTACTCACAGGTTATCCCTAAACCACCAGACAGAGAGCCTGTTTCTGTTGCTTTTCACAACGAAAATCCAACGATACATGTACGTAACATTAGAATCATCGGGATAGCCGCTTCATCTTTAGTTCAAATAGGTTCGATCGATGAAATTGATGCTGTTGATCGTGTGAAGAACATTCGACAATTGGAAAGTAATGAAGAGAATCAATGA
- a CDS encoding spore germination protein yields MPSIVGPVNINTVSGGVINFGDSFYISPKTQEKSYTGSGSSVSGNFFIVTNGISFTNTGDPDLVDQPQTANA; encoded by the coding sequence ATGCCTTCAATCGTTGGACCCGTTAATATTAACACTGTCTCTGGCGGAGTGATAAACTTTGGAGATTCCTTTTATATATCGCCGAAAACACAGGAAAAATCTTATACTGGTTCAGGTTCTTCTGTTTCAGGTAACTTCTTCATTGTAACAAACGGAATTAGCTTTACAAATACTGGTGATCCAGATTTAGTAGATCAGCCGCAAACAGCAAATGCATAG
- a CDS encoding spore gernimation protein GerPD, translating into MNFTVTNRNLCVGDIRMIGVSSSSVFLVGDTHSITLSSIFDTPPESLIIGAVAPFVPFVPTAPPSTAL; encoded by the coding sequence ATGAATTTTACTGTAACAAACCGGAATTTATGTGTAGGAGACATTAGAATGATTGGTGTATCTAGTTCTTCAGTTTTTTTAGTCGGCGACACACATTCAATAACTTTATCATCTATATTTGATACCCCGCCAGAATCTTTAATAATCGGCGCAGTTGCACCATTTGTTCCATTTGTTCCTACAGCGCCACCTTCAACTGCACTTTGA
- a CDS encoding spore germination protein: MPAIVGVVNVTDIGSSAVFHIGDVYSISPISTAKTFAGAGSFNTGDYLYINNTQSVTNTYDADVIDQPLAANL, from the coding sequence ATGCCTGCTATAGTTGGTGTTGTAAATGTAACTGACATTGGGTCGAGTGCAGTTTTTCATATAGGTGACGTTTATTCAATTTCACCTATAAGCACAGCGAAAACCTTTGCTGGAGCAGGTTCATTTAATACAGGCGATTATTTATATATTAACAACACACAAAGTGTAACTAATACGTATGATGCTGATGTAATTGATCAACCACTAGCTGCAAATCTGTAG
- a CDS encoding aspartyl-phosphate phosphatase Spo0E family protein — protein MIQLIIEEKRQQMIDLAATFGYTADETVKCSQELDDLLNVEQEILDSADF, from the coding sequence ATGATTCAGCTCATAATTGAAGAAAAAAGACAACAAATGATTGATCTTGCAGCAACATTTGGTTATACAGCAGATGAAACAGTAAAATGTAGTCAGGAATTAGATGATTTATTGAACGTAGAACAAGAAATACTAGATTCAGCTGATTTTTAA
- a CDS encoding YisL family protein: MIHAHLTSWIVALILFFVAFSMYKKGSNKGAKISHMILRLFYLLIIATGGMLYSSGAGIPPLYHVKATLGILVIAGMEMVLVRSSKEKSTNIAWALFIISFIVVLYLGFKLPQGSQFF, from the coding sequence ATGATACATGCACATCTTACCTCTTGGATTGTAGCTCTTATTCTATTCTTCGTTGCATTTTCAATGTACAAAAAGGGAAGTAATAAAGGGGCAAAAATCTCCCATATGATTTTGCGTCTATTCTATTTACTTATCATCGCAACTGGCGGTATGCTTTATTCGAGTGGAGCAGGAATTCCACCGCTTTACCATGTGAAGGCTACGTTAGGTATTCTTGTTATTGCTGGAATGGAAATGGTGTTAGTTCGTTCTTCAAAAGAAAAATCAACAAACATTGCTTGGGCATTATTTATTATCAGCTTTATAGTTGTATTATATTTAGGGTTTAAATTACCACAAGGTTCTCAGTTCTTTTAA
- a CDS encoding S1 RNA-binding domain-containing protein has translation MNNVKAGNIVTLVVERESDFGFFLSDGETSILLHNSEITSDIQLQQEVEVFLYSDHQGRIAATTTLPSITSESYGWVKVVEVKQNLGAFIDIGIKKDILVSGDDLPLLENIWPEIGDQLYCSLKTDNRGRLLAKLATEEIVAEIMNTAPKELSNRNIKGTIYRSLKVGSFLLTDEGYRGFIHHSERKSEPRLGESVEGRVIAVKDDGTINVSLLSRSHESMDDDSVAICKYMDDRGGAMPYSDKSAPEDIKQRFHMSKGAFKRALGKLMKEDKVYQEDGWTYFKK, from the coding sequence ATGAACAACGTAAAAGCAGGCAACATTGTTACTCTTGTTGTAGAGAGAGAATCAGATTTTGGATTTTTTTTATCAGATGGTGAGACAAGCATTCTTCTTCATAATAGCGAAATAACTTCTGACATTCAGTTACAACAAGAAGTAGAAGTATTTTTGTATTCTGACCATCAGGGACGAATAGCAGCCACTACAACATTACCTAGCATTACATCTGAATCGTACGGTTGGGTAAAAGTTGTAGAAGTAAAACAAAACCTCGGAGCATTTATAGATATTGGGATTAAAAAAGATATTCTCGTTTCAGGTGACGATTTACCTCTGTTGGAAAATATTTGGCCAGAAATTGGCGATCAATTGTATTGTTCATTAAAAACTGACAATCGTGGACGATTACTTGCTAAACTTGCCACAGAAGAAATCGTTGCGGAAATAATGAACACTGCTCCAAAGGAACTTTCCAATAGAAATATTAAAGGCACTATTTATCGTTCCTTAAAAGTCGGCTCATTTTTACTTACAGATGAAGGGTACCGAGGCTTTATTCATCATTCAGAGCGAAAGTCAGAACCAAGGTTAGGTGAAAGCGTTGAAGGTAGAGTCATTGCAGTTAAGGATGATGGGACAATTAATGTATCTTTATTATCTAGAAGCCACGAAAGCATGGATGATGATTCGGTAGCAATTTGTAAGTATATGGACGACCGCGGAGGAGCTATGCCTTATTCAGATAAAAGTGCACCTGAAGATATAAAACAACGATTTCACATGAGTAAAGGAGCATTTAAACGAGCATTAGGAAAATTAATGAAAGAAGATAAAGTATATCAAGAGGATGGTTGGACTTATTTTAAAAAATAA
- a CDS encoding spore germination protein GerPB codes for MNFYINQSIIIHQLRVDGVSNSSVLQIGSAGSINALSNLYNTGAYTEPAPEAQQPTGFPGTGQLVPLQGP; via the coding sequence TTGAACTTTTATATTAACCAAAGTATTATTATTCACCAACTAAGAGTTGATGGAGTTTCAAACTCCTCTGTGTTACAAATAGGAAGTGCTGGAAGTATTAATGCATTATCAAATTTGTATAATACAGGAGCATATACAGAACCCGCCCCCGAAGCTCAACAACCTACAGGTTTTCCAGGCACAGGTCAACTTGTACCATTACAGGGACCATAA
- a CDS encoding YajQ family cyclic di-GMP-binding protein — protein sequence MAKESSFDIVSKVDFSEVTNAINIAMKEIQNRYDFKGSKSNISLEKEDLVLLSDDDFKLDQLKDVLVSKMVKRGIPIKNLDYSKVESASGGTVRQRAKLIQGIDKENAKKINTIIKQLGLKIKTQIQDDQVRVTGKNKDDLQKVIAAIREADLTVDVQFINYR from the coding sequence GTGGCGAAGGAAAGCTCATTTGATATTGTGTCTAAAGTGGATTTTTCAGAAGTAACGAATGCAATAAATATAGCTATGAAAGAAATTCAAAACCGTTATGATTTTAAAGGAAGTAAAAGTAACATCTCACTTGAAAAAGAAGATCTTGTGCTACTGTCTGACGATGATTTCAAGCTAGATCAGTTAAAGGATGTTTTAGTGAGCAAAATGGTTAAAAGGGGTATTCCGATAAAAAATTTAGACTACAGTAAAGTTGAAAGTGCTTCAGGTGGGACAGTAAGACAAAGAGCTAAGCTTATTCAGGGAATAGATAAAGAAAATGCTAAAAAAATAAATACGATTATTAAACAACTAGGTTTGAAAATTAAAACCCAAATTCAAGATGATCAAGTGAGGGTTACTGGGAAGAATAAAGATGATTTGCAAAAGGTGATTGCAGCCATTCGAGAGGCTGATTTAACCGTTGATGTACAGTTTATAAATTACCGTTAA
- the addA gene encoding helicase-exonuclease AddAB subunit AddA: MNSHLPPKPTGSQWTDEQWHAIVAKGQSTLVAAAAGSGKTAVLVERIIKKITSIEDPIDVDRLLVVTFTNASAAEMRSRVGEAIEQAIKEDPSSLHLRKQLSLLNRASISTLHSFCLEVIRKYYYLIDIDPSFRIADEVEGELIREEVIEDMFEEYYGMENNDQFFQLVDCYSNDRNDADVQVLIKKMYDFSRSHPSPNDWLNSVIKMYEIPENTSIEDLPYYNYLLADINIQLEGARGLLEQALTITKQPSGPAPRATNIEDDLEQLSRINSAKNRSWNELYEEMQGLSFSRAKVCRGDQFDDILIEKVTKLRKKARDIIEKLHDELFRRKQELLLNDIHEMEPTVKTLVTLVKEFAIRFERVKQGKGLVDFADLEHYCLQILRKTNTAVEEFIPSEAALDYREQFQEVLVDEYQDTNMVQESIIQFVTTNEEHVGNLFMVGDVKQSIYRFRLAEPLLFLSKYKQFSTVGKESGLRIDLAKNFRSRSEVLNATNYIFKQLMNESVGEIDYNSDAELKLGALDYPPNDKMETEFTLIEKDLDDVEPPAHLSAKEEGVHSFDPIELETAQLEARFMASKIKELINEPFEVFDRKTKMNRRVAYRDIVILLRSMTWAPQIMEEFKQQGIPIYANLSTGYFEATEVAIMLSLLKVIDNPLQDIPLASVLRSPIVQLNGEELANIRLKKKKGTYYEALTSFLKGAPEEHEKELYEKISNFYEGLQTWRMKARNGSLSELIWKIYRETQYYDYVGGLPGGKQRQANLRALYDRARQYEATSFRGLFRFLRFIDRMQDRGDDLGTARAIGEQEDVVRLMTIHSSKGLEFPIVFVSGLSRQFNRQDLNKSYLLDKNLGFASKYINPSLRISYPTLPQLTLKMKMKMELIAEEMRVLYVALTRAKEKLFLVGTVKQASKVINEWQGQLLNQEWLLSDYDRVYAKSYLDWIGPTLIRHRHNVALRNDENIDKLPEELTNYPAKFRIEIKRSTEFLEQDWNNPIEDEQILSAIRNGQSIDLGSSYQEQMINRLTWDYPNGDATKYRSKQAVSEIKRMRESIDEFSHTSLLAQKQLPIAERPLFLQEKSISPAERGTAMHLFMQQIKLYEPITIVGLSDQLAKMVLQEIITEEQSTVISIEQIHDFFQTELGGRLVNATMVKRELPFSLALPAKEAYPKWQIQDEETVLVQGMIDCVFEDDQGVVLLDYKTDTISGRFTNGFEEAEPILTKRYRTQIDLYRHALEQIWQRKIDECYLFFFDGSHLLRM, from the coding sequence ATGAATAGTCATCTCCCTCCAAAACCAACTGGAAGTCAATGGACAGATGAGCAATGGCATGCAATTGTTGCGAAAGGGCAAAGTACATTGGTTGCTGCGGCAGCGGGATCTGGGAAAACAGCAGTATTAGTTGAGAGGATCATAAAAAAAATCACTTCTATTGAAGACCCGATTGATGTTGATCGATTACTCGTTGTTACATTCACCAATGCGTCAGCCGCTGAGATGCGTAGTAGGGTTGGTGAAGCTATTGAGCAGGCGATTAAGGAAGATCCTAGTTCACTCCACTTACGAAAACAACTAAGTTTGTTAAATCGTGCATCTATATCAACATTACACTCATTTTGTTTAGAAGTGATTCGTAAATACTATTACTTAATTGATATTGACCCAAGCTTTCGCATTGCTGATGAAGTGGAAGGAGAGCTCATAAGAGAAGAAGTTATTGAGGATATGTTTGAAGAGTATTACGGGATGGAAAACAATGACCAATTTTTTCAATTAGTCGATTGTTATTCAAATGATCGAAATGATGCTGATGTGCAAGTATTAATAAAAAAAATGTATGATTTTTCTCGGTCACATCCGTCACCTAATGATTGGCTAAACTCAGTCATTAAAATGTACGAAATTCCCGAAAATACCTCTATCGAAGACTTGCCATACTATAACTATTTATTAGCAGATATTAATATTCAGCTTGAAGGAGCAAGAGGTTTGCTTGAACAAGCGTTAACAATTACAAAACAACCGTCAGGGCCTGCACCTCGAGCAACAAATATTGAAGATGACTTAGAGCAGCTTAGTCGCATTAATAGTGCTAAGAATCGTTCGTGGAATGAACTATATGAAGAAATGCAAGGTTTATCGTTTTCTCGAGCTAAAGTTTGTCGTGGTGATCAGTTTGATGACATACTCATAGAAAAAGTGACAAAGCTTCGAAAGAAAGCTAGAGATATCATTGAAAAACTTCATGATGAATTGTTTAGGCGTAAGCAAGAATTGTTATTAAATGATATACATGAAATGGAGCCTACGGTAAAAACGCTCGTAACTTTAGTTAAGGAATTTGCAATAAGATTTGAGAGAGTCAAACAAGGAAAAGGTCTTGTAGATTTTGCAGATTTAGAACATTATTGTTTGCAAATTTTACGCAAAACAAACACCGCTGTTGAAGAATTCATACCATCTGAAGCTGCTCTCGACTATCGTGAGCAATTTCAAGAAGTTTTAGTGGATGAATACCAAGATACTAACATGGTTCAAGAATCAATTATTCAATTTGTTACAACAAATGAAGAACATGTCGGTAACTTGTTTATGGTAGGTGATGTGAAGCAATCCATTTATCGCTTCCGTCTTGCGGAACCGTTACTATTTTTAAGTAAATACAAACAGTTCAGTACGGTAGGAAAAGAAAGTGGGCTACGAATCGATTTAGCGAAAAATTTCCGAAGTCGTTCCGAAGTATTAAATGCTACAAATTATATATTTAAGCAATTGATGAATGAATCTGTTGGTGAAATTGATTATAACAGTGATGCGGAATTAAAGCTAGGTGCGCTTGACTATCCACCAAATGATAAAATGGAAACAGAATTTACATTAATCGAGAAAGATCTAGACGATGTGGAACCACCAGCACATCTTAGCGCCAAAGAAGAAGGAGTTCATTCTTTTGATCCGATTGAGCTAGAGACAGCCCAATTAGAAGCACGTTTTATGGCTAGTAAAATTAAAGAACTTATTAATGAGCCATTTGAGGTATTTGATCGCAAGACAAAAATGAACCGTCGTGTTGCATACAGAGATATCGTTATTTTGCTTCGTTCAATGACATGGGCGCCCCAAATCATGGAAGAGTTTAAGCAACAAGGCATTCCAATATATGCGAATTTATCAACAGGTTATTTCGAAGCGACAGAAGTTGCAATTATGCTATCCTTGCTTAAAGTGATAGACAATCCTTTGCAAGATATTCCACTCGCATCTGTCCTTCGTTCACCTATCGTTCAACTGAATGGGGAGGAACTTGCAAATATTCGCTTGAAAAAGAAGAAAGGTACTTATTATGAAGCACTAACAAGCTTTTTGAAGGGTGCACCTGAAGAACATGAAAAAGAGTTATATGAGAAGATAAGTAATTTTTATGAAGGTCTTCAAACATGGCGCATGAAAGCGAGAAATGGGTCCCTCTCTGAGCTTATTTGGAAAATATATAGAGAAACACAGTATTATGATTATGTAGGTGGTTTACCTGGTGGAAAACAACGTCAAGCAAATTTGCGGGCATTGTACGATAGGGCAAGGCAATATGAAGCAACGTCTTTTCGAGGCTTGTTCCGATTTTTACGATTTATTGATCGTATGCAAGACCGTGGAGACGACCTCGGTACGGCAAGAGCTATTGGGGAACAAGAGGATGTTGTTCGTTTAATGACCATTCACAGTAGTAAAGGCTTGGAGTTTCCAATTGTTTTTGTAAGTGGCTTGTCACGACAATTTAATAGACAAGATTTAAACAAATCGTATTTGTTAGATAAAAATTTGGGGTTTGCTTCTAAATATATTAATCCATCGCTTAGGATTAGCTATCCGACACTTCCGCAATTAACATTAAAAATGAAAATGAAAATGGAACTAATTGCTGAAGAAATGAGAGTTTTATATGTCGCGTTAACACGAGCCAAGGAAAAGTTATTCTTGGTCGGTACTGTGAAACAAGCCTCAAAGGTGATTAATGAATGGCAAGGCCAACTGTTAAATCAAGAATGGTTACTTTCAGATTATGATAGAGTATATGCAAAATCATATTTAGATTGGATTGGACCAACACTGATACGTCACCGACATAATGTAGCTTTGCGAAACGACGAAAACATCGATAAGTTGCCCGAAGAATTAACTAACTATCCTGCAAAGTTTCGGATAGAGATTAAACGATCAACTGAGTTTTTAGAACAAGATTGGAACAATCCTATAGAAGATGAACAAATTTTATCAGCAATTCGCAACGGACAATCAATAGATTTAGGTAGTTCATATCAGGAGCAAATGATTAACCGTTTAACATGGGATTATCCAAACGGTGATGCTACAAAATATCGATCTAAGCAGGCAGTATCAGAAATAAAGCGTATGCGTGAATCAATAGATGAGTTTAGTCATACATCTTTGTTGGCACAAAAACAGTTACCTATTGCTGAACGTCCATTATTTTTACAAGAAAAATCGATTTCTCCTGCTGAGAGAGGAACAGCGATGCATCTGTTCATGCAGCAAATCAAGCTATATGAGCCTATAACGATTGTAGGGTTGTCAGACCAGCTTGCTAAAATGGTTCTTCAAGAGATCATCACAGAAGAACAGTCAACAGTCATTTCTATAGAACAAATCCATGACTTTTTTCAAACTGAGTTGGGAGGCCGTCTAGTTAATGCTACGATGGTGAAGAGAGAGTTACCATTTAGTCTTGCGTTGCCAGCGAAGGAAGCTTATCCAAAATGGCAAATACAAGATGAAGAGACTGTTCTTGTTCAAGGAATGATTGATTGTGTATTTGAAGATGATCAAGGAGTAGTATTACTAGATTATAAAACAGATACAATTTCCGGTCGTTTTACAAATGGATTTGAAGAAGCTGAACCAATATTAACTAAGCGTTATCGCACTCAAATAGATTTGTACCGACATGCGCTTGAACAGATATGGCAACGAAAAATAGATGAATGCTACTTATTTTTCTTTGATGGGTCACACTTATTACGCATGTAA
- the gerPC gene encoding spore germination protein GerPC — protein sequence MYFQDEFYQYMRQLHSFVESQNEKIKQMESTIDQLQNEVEELKNEKHTTIDKIEYKFDQLKVETLSGTLNIGLNPQDTNAIEDFAVTQDQFQVPPIEQLPEGFSQQVFNDVHSFLDRNSVDLIKKIEKQQDFALDDSYRQFMIEDVKKQINPRINYYINKLTPADIQNPAQAKRSMERIVSYVKKDIENSFLAFIQHFPRNIGGEDK from the coding sequence ATGTATTTTCAAGATGAATTCTACCAGTATATGCGCCAACTTCATTCATTTGTGGAATCTCAAAATGAAAAGATTAAACAAATGGAGTCAACCATAGATCAATTGCAAAATGAAGTGGAAGAGCTAAAAAACGAAAAACACACGACGATTGATAAGATTGAATACAAATTTGATCAATTAAAGGTTGAAACTCTTTCGGGAACATTAAATATTGGCTTAAACCCACAAGATACTAATGCAATTGAAGATTTTGCAGTAACTCAAGATCAATTCCAAGTTCCACCAATCGAACAACTTCCTGAAGGTTTTTCACAACAAGTATTTAATGATGTACATTCGTTTTTAGATCGGAATAGCGTTGACTTAATTAAAAAGATTGAAAAACAGCAAGATTTTGCTCTTGACGACTCATATCGACAATTCATGATTGAAGATGTAAAGAAACAAATTAACCCTCGGATAAATTATTACATCAATAAACTTACACCTGCCGATATACAAAATCCAGCCCAAGCAAAAAGAAGTATGGAAAGGATCGTTTCATATGTTAAAAAAGATATAGAAAACTCATTTCTCGCTTTCATTCAACATTTTCCAAGAAACATAGGAGGAGAAGATAAATGA